AATTTATGGATCCTATTGGTCTTGGTAATACTGCAACATTAGCTTTAGCTGTTTTTGCAGAAGTAATCTGTTCTGTATTGATTCTTTTGGGGCTTGCAGTACGTTTAGCTGTTTTGCCGTTAATGGTCACTATGCTGATCGCTATCTTTATTGCCCATGGGAATGATGGACTAGCAGAAAAAGAGCTGGCTATTCATTATCTGCTCACTTACATTGTATTACTATTTGCCGGTGGCGGAAGATTGAGCATCGATAGTTTAATCAGTCAGAAGTCTGCCAGATCAAGAAGAGGTTACTAGCTGGACAATAATTTCAGGTTAAACCGTTATTAGTAGAATATTAAAGACATACATATGAAAAGGATAGTATTGATTTGCCTGACGGTAATGACAGTGATGGGATGCGGCGTGAATAAACAAGCACAGCAAATCAAAGCACTTGAAAATTGTAAATACAGAATCGTTTCGGCTGAGAATCTTTCAGTGGCCGGAGCAGATGTGAAAAAAATAGTGAATGGTCAGGATATCAATCTGGCGAGTCTGCCAGGTTTGGCATTTGGCCTTTTAAGAAGAGATGTCCCTTTTCGTGCAAGACTAAATATGGAAATTTCTAATCCATCGGGTAACCTTGCTGCAATCAATCAGTTTGAATATAAAGTACTGATCAATAAACAAGAACTGGCTAATGGTTTTGTGAATCAGCAGGTAAGTATTCCCGCAGGTCAGTCTGTAGTAGTACCAGTAGATTTAAATGTGAACGTTTACCAATTTATCTCTAATCAGAAAGTGATGTCCGAAATCTCAGATTTTCTGCGTGGCGGTGCAAATGGCGGTTCAGAAAGAAAAGGATTGGTAACACTTAAAATCAGACCTAGTATTATGGTAGGAGGGGTTTTAGTGAAATATCCTGGTTTTATCAGCATTGATAAAGAAGTGAGCAGTAAAATCCTGCTATAATTTGACAACATTGTTACCAATATTTATTTCCAAATAAACGGATAGACAGGGTTATTTTAATTATTTTCGACAATTGATCTAACCCTGTTATGCGGAATCGTCTGTTTTTTCTTTGTTTACTATCCTATGCCCCATTTTTTGGAAAAGCCCAGCAAGTTGAATTAAATGCTGCGGAAATCAGGCAGGGATTAGCCAGTTTAAACGTTACTGGAAGTGTTTTATACATTGCTGCACATCCTGATGACGAAAATACCCGGCTATTGGCTTATCTCGCTAAGGAGAGAAAAGTAAGAACAGGTTATTTATCATTGACCAGGGGCGATGGCGGACAAAATCTGATTGGTACCGAACAAGGAGAACTATTAGGATTGATTCGTACACAGGAACTCTTAGCTGCAAGGCGGATGGATGGTGCAGAACAGTTTTTTACCCGGGCAAACGACTTCGGTTTCTCTAAAAATTCAGCAGAAAGCTTTAAGATATGGAATAAAGAACAGATCCTTTCGGATGTGGTCTGGGTAATCCGTAAATTTCAGCCAGACGTGATTATTACCCGTTTCCCGGAAGATGCACGTGCAGGTCATGGGCATCATGCCGCTTCGGCAATTCTTGCCAGAGAAGCTTTTACCGCCGCCGCAGATCCCGGACGTTTTCCTGAACAGCTTAAACAAGTTAAAGTCTGGCAAGCGAAACGGATTTTATGGAATACCTTTAATTTTGGGTCTACCAATACTACTGCTGATGATCAGCTGAAAATCGACGTTGGTGTTTTTAATCCTTTATTAGGTAAAGGTTATGGTGAAATTGCAGCCGAAAGTCGCTCTAATCATAAAAGCCAGGGCTTTGGATCTGCAAAACAGCGTGGCTCAGCTATAGAGTTTTTTAGCCCGGTAGGTGGTCAGGCAGCCAAAACAGATCTTTTTGACGGAGTGGACCTGAACCTCGATAGAAATAAGGGAACAGAAAAAGCACAGCAAATACTTAATGGAGTGATTGCTGACTATGATTCTTCAGATCCTTCAAAATCCATCAATGCGTTATTGCAATTAAAAAAAGAGGTCAAAGATTTGCCTTTTAAACATCAGCAGCTGGATGAACTGATTTTGGCCTGTGCAGGCATCTGGATAGAAACTACGGTTCCAGAGCCGTCTTATGCCATTAATGATTCAATCCCTGTCACGATCAATGCAATATCAAGAGTACGGAAATATTTTCCGATCAGGATCTCTTTACAAGAATTAAATCCGGACCATACGGCAGAACTGACCCCTGATCGTATGCTAACTGAAGAAACTAAGATTGCAGCTCGTCAAATCGGTTTGACACAGCCTTACTGGTTGGAGAAAAAGCATCCTATAGGTAGCTATATCATTGATTCTTTAAAAAATCTGAGTTTACCCGAAGCTGTGGCCCCATCTGCCGGAGTGTTCAGGGTATTGTTTGGCAATCAGGCTATTGAAGTTACACGGCCACTGGTCTATAAACATACGGATCCGGTAAAAGGAGAACTCTATCAGCCTTTGGTGGTTGCACCTCCTGCTACAGCTACGCTGGCCGAACATTCTTTTGTATTTACCAATAATTCTCCTAAAACAGTTACTGTACAGCTAAAGAGCTTTGAAGCAAATGCTAAAGGTGTGCTTCAGCCGGCTATTCCTTCCGGATGGAAAGTTACTCCGGAAAATGTTGATTTTGAACTTCGTGAAAAAGGGGAGGAGAGAAACGTTGAATTCACAGTTACACCTGCTGGTCAGATTTCTGGTGGTCAATTTTCTTTATCCGTAAAGGTGGATGGAGAAACCTATCAAAAGGGGTTGAAGGTGATCGGATATGATCATATTCCTGTACAGACTTTGTTTCCTGTAGCAGAAGCCCGTGTAGAAAGAGTTGACTTGAAGTTTGCCGGCAAAAAAATAGGATATATCGCAGGAGCCGGAGATTTAATCCCCGAGTCACTGACACAAATCGGCTACCAGGTGACCAGGCTAACTGAAAATCAGGTGATCAACGGTAATCTTGCTGGCTATGATGCGATTATTACTGGTGTACGTTTATATAACATCAATGAAAAAATAGCACTCATGCAACCAAAGCTGATGAGTTATGTTAAAGATGGTGGCGTTTTACTGGTTCAGTACAATGTGAATACGCCGTTGAAAATTACAGATCTGGGCCCTTATCCTTTTCAGCTTAGCCGTGACAGGGTTACTGAAGAAGATGCAAAAGTTACTTTCCTGAAACCTGCTCATCCGGCATTAAACTTCCCTAATCAAATTACAGCGAAAGATTTTGACGGCTGGATTCAGGAACGCGGTTTATATTTTGCCACTGGTATTGATGCACATTATACCCCGATTTTGCAGATGAATGATACTGGAGAACAGGCAAGCAATGGTTCATTACTAGTTACTGATTTTGGAAAAGGTAAATTTGTATATACTTCTCTGGCCTTTTTCAGAGAACTGCCAGCTGGTGTTCCCGGGGCATACAGATTATTCGTAAACCTGATCTCTAAATAATACAGCACAAAATGAAAACTGAAAAACGCAGCACTGAATTGCCACCTTTTGTGAAAAGCTGGAAACAGTTTTACTGGTTGCTTGCAGGCTGGCTGGTTTTCCTGATCCTGTGCTTTTACCTATTTACCCGATACTTTGAATGAGTTATATTGACTGGGCAGTTTTATGCTGTACACTGATTGCAATTGTCGCTTATGGCGTTTACAAAAGCAGGGGTGCAAAAGACATTGATGGATATTTATTGGGGAACCGGTCTTTGCCATGGTACAGCGTATGCCTGTCTGTGATGGCTACCCAGGCCAGTGCCATTACTTTTTTATCTGCTCCTGGACTGGCTTATTCTTCAGGAATGAGCTTTGTACAATTTTACTTTGGTTTGCCACTGGCCATGATTGTGCTGTGTGTAACCTTTGTTCCTATATTTCACAGGCTAAAAGTTTATACAGCTTACGAATATCTGGAACAGCGGTTTGATTTAAATACCAGGGCATTAACTGCTTTTCTGTTCTTAATACAAAGAGGGCTGTCCACAGGGATTACTATTTATGCACCTTCTATTATCCTGTCTACTATTCTGGATATCAATACAACCTATACCACTTTAGTTATTGGTGGTATTGTGGTCGCCTATACCGTTTATGGAGGTACCAAAGCTGTTTCCTATACACAAATGCTGCAAATGAGTATTATCTTCTGCGGATTATTTGCAGCGGGAATTATGGTTGTTCATTTACTTCCGGGAAATATCGGCTTTGGTAAAGCTATTAGTATCGCCGGAAAGATGGGCAGAACCAATGCGATAGATTTTAAGTTTGACTGGAATAATCCTTATACCGTCTGGAGTGGATTAATAGGTGGTTTTTTCCTCCAGCTATCTTACTTCGGAACAGATCAGAGCCAGGTTGGCCGGTACTTAACCGGTGCATCGGTCAGCGAAAGCCGGCTGGGGTTACTGATGAACGGACTGGTGAAAATACCAATGCAGTTTCTGATCCTTTTGATCGGGGTATTGGTTTTTACTTTTTATCAGTATAATAAACCGCCGGTATTCTTTAATAGTTTTGAGCTGAATAAACTGGAGAAAAGTAAATATAATCCGCAGCTGAACCAGCTGAAAAAGGATTATGAGAAAGCCTTTGAAGAGAAACAAACCGAGGTTAATAAATTGGATGCTGCTTTAGACCAGCAGAATAAACCAGTAATTGATCAGCAAAGAATTGCATTAAAGAAAGCTGATGAACAAACCAAGGTTGTTCGTAAGCAAGTCACCGATCTGATGCTGCAAAATGATCCCGGTGCTGATGTTAATGATAACAATTATATCTTTCTAAGCTTCGTGACCAAGTATCTGCCTAAGGGGCTGATAGGGCTGCTCATTGCAATTATATTCCTGGCTTCTATGGGTTCTACTGCAAGTGCGCTGAATTCACTGGCCTCTACCAGTGTAATTGATATTTATAAAAGATTGATCAATAAGAATGCGACCGAACAAAACTACTTGAAAGCATCAAGGTGGTCAACGGTCATCTGGGGGCTGGTTTGTATTGCAATGGCCTTATATGCCAGTAAAATAGGGAACCTGATTGAAGCTGTTAATATCCTGGGTTCTTATATCTATGGAACTATCCTTGGGGTATTCTTAGTAGCTTTTTATTTAAAACATGTCAATGGCAGAGCCGTGTTTTACGCCGCTATTGCAACTGAAGTTGTGGTTTGTATTTGTGGTTATCAGAAAGTTGTCGCTTATTTATGGCTGAACGTGATCGGCTGTTTACTTGTCGTATTGCTTTCTTTGTTGTTTCAGGTGTTCGTAAAGAAAAAAGTGGAAACTAGTAAAGGGGAAGTTCCACATAAAATATAGAACCTTTGCCCGCCTCGCTTTCTACCCATATCTTTCCACCATGTGTCTCAATAATTTGTTTAGAGATAGCCAGCCCCAGTCCAAAGGGCTGTTCGCCCGCTGTACCAGATCTTTTGGCCTGACCAAACATGTCAAAGATCTTGTCTTGAATAGCGGTTGGCACGCCTATGCCATGATCCGCTACAGCAATTAATACGGAGTCCTGCTTTTCTTTCATACGCACAGTAATCGTAGCTGATTCGGGACTGAACTTAATCGCATTACCAATCAGATTGCTCATTACCCGCCACATTTTCTCCATATTCAGTGGAATAGTGACCTGTTCTGCATGCAGAACCAATTGCTGGTTTTTCTCCTTTGCTTTGTGGCGGAGCAAGTTCACACAGTAATTTAGCAGCACATATAAATCAACAGGTTCTTTCTGAAGATTTTCTATTTTGCTGTTTGATTTTAACAAGTCATTCACCAAAAAGAGAGAGTTTTGTCCTGAAGTCTTAATCATACCCAGCATTTCCAGATCATCTTCAGAACGCCCTTGTTCTGTGAGCATTAAATTAGCGATGGAAGTGATGTTCCCAATCGGGTTCCGAAGATCATGCGCCACGATCATCATTACCCTGACATTTTCTTCCTGACTTTGTTCCAGTGAATCCAATGTCTGCTGCATATTTATATTTTGTTCACTGATTTGTTTATTCAATTTCCTCGAACGTTTCAGGTTATGCCAGATAAAAAAGAGAATAATCATAACCATCAGCATACAAATAATTGCAGCTGAGAGATAGGCTGTTTTTAACTGATTGTCCTTATTTAACAGAGTCATCCGGTACTTTTGTGCAGTATCTTTAAAAGCCTGGTCTATATCTATATTCTTTTGATGTTTATCAATCTTATAAATGGAATCGCGGCCTTTATGATACTTTTTCAGATAAGGATAAGCTGTTAAAGGTTCTTTTCTTTTATCATGATATTCATACCTCAGTCTGAACCAGTTTAAACGGGTATCAAAGTTCAGTTGATTCGTACCTGCTTTACTGGATAAATAAACCTGCAACTCATTCAAAAGGCGATCTGCTTTTTCAAAATCTGAATGCCTGATATACAATTCTGCTAATTTAAGTTTAGCAGTTTGCGCATCCTGAATATCATAACCCGGATGGTCATTAATTGCAATACTCTGTGTCAGGTATTTTTCGGCCTGGTCATAATTGTTGTTTTTGGAATAGATCCCCCCGAGATTGCCATAGATTACCCCGCTGGCAGAAGAGATGAAAGTTTCCCTTTTGGGAAAATGACCCTTTTTTTCTGCGATAAATGTTAAGGCTTTCTGGTAATAAAAAATGGCACTATCAGGATGACCCGACCTTTCAAAACACATAGCTATGGTATTCATGTAGGCTTGCGGAGAAATAAAGAGGTAATCAAATCCCATGTTCGGTTTGCAGTCTTTATTTTCCTCGATAGCTTCTTTAAAATAGGGAATAGCCTTGTGATATTGTTCCTGTGAAAATCTCACTAAGCCCATCTTATTGCTGAAAATAGAGAGCGAACAATCTTCCAGGTTCTTTAGTGCAAAAGACCTTCCATCATAATAGCTTTTAAATGCTTCAGTATACCTTTTTTCTGCCATGAACACTTCCCCAAGAAAGAAAAGACCATTTGCGTATTCTTCTTTATATAGTGTCTCCCGGCCTTTTAAAATATGAAATATACTATCGGTATAGAGCCGGGCTTTATCTGTATCGAAATCATAATGCAAGTAAATGTTAATCAGGTTTTCATATTTTCTATAAGTGTCTTTAACGCCCGGATTTGCGAAGGAATGGTAAGCAGAATCCAGATATACCGCAGCTTGTTTAGGCTGGCCATTGCCAATGAAGGTGGACGCCTGGTTGATTACTGTATCAAAATGTGCTTTATGATTCTGAGGCGGCTCAGGTACAGGATTGCAGGATACAGCGATTAGGGTATAGGCTAAACACAGCAATAAAATTAGGCTTTTACATATTCCTTGAGTACGGCGGGTAGATTGGAAGAACATGATATAGGTAGGGTAGTTAATGTAATGGGAAGTTATACATTAATCATTCCATTTGATAGGAATCTCTGAAAGAGTTTATCTCTTTCAGAGATTCGGGTTAATTAAAATCTAATAATGGTTGTTCATAAATATTCAGCGTTGTGGGTGTCCCATTGTCCGAATACGTAATCTTAAGTGTTGCCAAACCTGAAGAAATAAAGCCATTGGTAACTGTTGCAGGAAGAGATTTCTGCTGAATGTTATCATACAGTTGAATTACTTCGATTTTGCCAGTGCGCCTTTCTCCGAAGAGAGCAATTCTAAATTGCCCGTATTCTATATCGCCGAAATAAACCCTTTCTCTTTTTGATTCTGCAAAGGATCTGGTTTTAGCATTTGCAGTTTGTATGGAAAGAGATCCAAGCATACTGCAAACTAATACTGATGTTAAAATTAATCTTTTCATATATTCTTCTTTATCTATATTGAAGATAATGAATTTTAATTATTGTTAAAGTAGTTGTTGATTGATTATTTTAAAATTCACTTTAATTAAAAATAGCGGGGGTTGCTTGTTCTTTCTCCTCTTCTTTTGTTAAACAACAAGTATCCAATAGAGATTTCATGTGTACCGCTTTGATAGTTGGCCAGTTTACTTGTTGTAAAGTCATAAGCATAGCCTAAACGTAATCTGTCGGTTGCCATAACTTCTGCCATTATACTAAAAGCATCTGCATTTTCTAAATTACTCTGCAAGGCGCTTTTGCTCCATAAGTTAACTCCTGTACGGTAAGAGCCGCCTAACCAGAAGCGATCAGCATATAAAAAGAAAACATTGAAATCAAGATTGGTTGGCCCTTTAAAATCGTCTTTGATCATAATTGAAGGTTTCATTTTGATATCTTCTTTTAAGGTCAGCATAGTACCCGCTGTAAAATAATAATGGCGGGTTTTCTTAATGGAAAGGTTGCCGTAGTCATTGCTTCCTATAAATATATTGTCATACATATTGTTTGGAAACAGATCCAGTACCGATAAACCGGCATAGAATGTTGGATTATAATAGTAGATACCAAAGTTGGCATTAGGTTTCAGTGTACTCACTTTACCAATCGGGATATTCGGATCATTCTGGTCAATAGGTGAGAATTTGTTCCCATCAATGGAATATTGATTAACCCCGATACCCAGTCCCAGAGATAACCTGCTATCATCTTCATCATTCAATCTTATTCTATAAGCATAGGAGCCATAGAATGATAAAGATTGCTGAGGCCCTAATTTATCATATAATACCTGGGCACCCAGTCCTACAGTTTTACTACCGGATAAGTTTGCCACTCCGTCTATCGAAGCCGTTCCTGTTTCCGGGGCCCCGGGGAAACTGACCCACTGTTTCCGGTAGGTGGTATTCAGATACATGTCTTCTTTGTAACCCGCATAAGCAGGGTTGACGCTTAAACCATTAAATATATACTGGCTGAACTGTATGTCCTGTTGCGCAGTAGCTACCAGACTGGAAGTTGTCAAGAACAACAGCAAAAATAGTTTCGATCTCATTAATCTAACCTTTCTCATAATATAAGTCTTTATAAGAGTCCCGGTAACCCCGGGACTCAATCTATCGTTCTGTTATTTTAATAATTCAATCCAACCTTTATAGCTTTTGGTATTCTGGCCTGTTTTCAACTGAAGTACATAGTAGTAAGTACCTCCGCTTAAGCCTTCGCCCGTCCAGCTGTTATCGTAATTTGTGGCCCTGTAAACCTGGTTACCCCATCTGTTATAAATCAGCAGTACAGATCCTGGATAATGTTCAATTCCAGGAATGACAAGCCTGTCATTTTTACCATCACCGTCTGGTGTGATTACGTTTGGAATGATGATATCAGGCAGAACTGAACTCAATGGGTTAGTAGTACAGTTAGGACAATCAGAAGAATTAGGATTATTCGTTCTGCTATTGACTACTACTGTATTGATTAAACTACCTGTAAAGGTTACCGGTGTCTGAACAGTTACCTCATAAACTGCTGTTAATCCGTTTGGCAGCACAGCTATAGTTTCATTGAGATCAGTTGTTCCGCCAATGTTAGGGTAGGTTAATCCGGTTACTGGTATGGCTGCCCATTTGGTAATCCTGGTTCCTGCCGGAGCCACATCTTTGATGTTCACATCAAGTGCGTCATTTGGCCCGTTATTGGTCACCTTGATGGTATAAATCACTGCATCTCCTGTAACAAAGTTTTGCTGTGCAGGATCTTTCAGTGTTTTAACCACCACCAGTGATGCTTGCGGACTAGAGCTGATCGGTGCAGTAGTGCAAGTGGTACAAGGTCCTGGAGTAGGGTCAGGTGTTGTACTGGTTGCAGTTACCGAGTTACTCAGGTTACCTGTAAAGGTTGCCGGTGTCTGAACAGTAACTTCATAAGTAGCAGTTTTTCCGTTCGCTAAAGTAGCCAGTGTCTCATTCAGATTTCCGTTACCCGATGTATTCGGATAAGTTACACCCGCAGCAGTTATTGCTGTCCAGCTGCTGATTGTCGTTCCTGCCGGAGCGGTATCCGTAATAGTTACCGCAGCAGCATCACTTGGGCCGTTGTTGGTCACATTGATTCTGTAAACAACTGCCTGACCCGGAACAAAGCTTGTTTGTGCTGGGTCTTTCAGTGTTTTGACAGTATTCAGATGTGCCATTGCACTGGCAGCAGCAGGGAGTGGGGCCGTGGTACAAGTTGTACAAGGGCCCGGAGTAGGATCAGTTGTTGTACTGGTAGCTGTTACCGAGTTACTCAGGTTACCAGTGAAGCTGGCCGGTGTCTGAACAGTTACTTCATAAGTTGCAATCTGGCCATTGCCTAAGGTTGCAATTGTCTCGTTCAGATTACCTGTGCCCGATGCATTCGGATAAGTAACTCCCGCAGAAGCTATAGCAGTCCAGCTGCTGATTGTCGTTCCTGCCGGAGCGGTATCCGTAATAGTTACCGCAGCAGCATCACTTGGGCCGTTGTTGGTCACATTGATTCTGTAAACAACTGCCTGACCAGGAACAAAGCTGGTTTGCGCTGGGTCTTTCAGTGTTTTGACAGTATTCAGATGTGCCATTGCACTGGCAGCAGCAGGGAGTGGAGCCGTGGTACAAGTTGTACAAGGGCCCGGAGTAGGATCAGTTGTTGTACTGGTAGCTGTTACCGAGTTACTCAGGTTACCAGTGAAGCTGGCCGGTGTCTGAACAGTTACTTCGTAAGTCGCAGTGAGGCCGTTGCCTAAAGTTGCAATTGTTTCGTTCAAATTACCTGTACCAGAAGTATTCGGATAAGTAACTCCCGCAGAAGCTATAGCAGTCCAGCTGCTGATTGTCGTTCCTGCCGGAGCAGTATCAGTAATGGTTACCGCAGCAGCATCACTCGGGCCGTTGTTGGTTACGTTGATTCTGTATACGACTGCCTGACCAGGAACAAAGCTGGTTTGCGCTGGGTCTTTCAGTGTTTTGACAGTATTCAGATGAGCCATTGCACTGGCAGCAGCAGGGAGTGGAGCCGTGGTACAAGTTGTACAAGGGCCCGGAGTAGGGTCGGTTGTTGTACTTGTAGCCGTTACTGAGTTACTCAGGTTACCAGTGAAGCTGGCCGGTGTCTGAACAGTTACTTCGTAAGTCGCAGTGAGGCCGTTGCCTAAAGTTGCAATTATTTCGTTCAGATTACCTGTGCCGGATGCATTCGGATAAGTAACTCCCGCAGAAGCTATAGCAGTCCAGCTGCTGATTGTCGTTCCTGTCGGAGCAGTATCCGTAATGGTTACCGCAGCAGCATCACTCGGGCCGTTATTAGTCACGTTGATTCTGTAAACAACTGACTGACCAGGGACAAAACTGGTTTGCGCTGGGTCTTTCAGTGTTTTGACAGTATTCAGATGAGCCTGGCCGCTTGCAGGTAGTGGAGTCGTGGTACAAGTTGTACAAGGGCCCGGAGTAGGGTCGGTTGTTGTGCTTGTAGCCGTTACTGAATTGCTCAGGTTACCTGTAAAGCTGGTTGGTGTCTGAACAGTTACTTCGTAAGTTGCAGTCAATCCGTTGGCTAAGGTAGTCAGCGTTTCAGTCAGGTTACCAGTACCCGAAGCATTCGGATAAGTTACCCCTGGTGAAGTGATGGCAGTCCAGCTGCTGATTGTCGTTCCTACCGGAGCAGTATCAGCAATGTTTACCGCAGCAGCATCACTTGGGCCGTTGTTGGTTACGTTAATAGTATAAACGACTGCCTGACCAGGAACAAAGTTAGCTTGCGCTGGATTTTTCAACGCTTTCACGATGTTCAGATGCGCTCTTGTTCCCGGTGTTGTTGTTGCTGTAGAAGTGTTATTACCTGAAGCCGGATCGTTTTCGTTACCGGTAATGGTTGCTGTATTGGCATAAGAACCAATTGCATTTACGGTAGCGGTAATGGTTAGCGTAGAGGTAGCAGCATTATTTAATGTACCAATTGTCCACAGTCCTGTCGCAGGAACATAAGTTGTACCCGCTGGCGGAGTTGAACTTACGTAAGTGTAACCAGAAGGAAGCAGATCTGTTACGACGATACCTGTACCATTACTCGGGCCATTGTTAGTGGCAACCAGTGTAAACACGACGTTACTTCCAACTGCCGGGTTGGCATTGTCTACGGTTTTCACCAGGTCTAAGTTGGTGGTTGCTGTAGGCGTTGTTATTGCTGTTGAGGTATTGTTACCTGGCGTCGGATCATTCTCATTACCTGTAATTGTTGCTGTATTGGCATAAGAACCAGTTCCATTTACGGTAGCGGTAATGGTTAACGTCGAAGTTGCAGCATTTGTTAAAGTACCGATTGTCCACAGACCAGTGGCAGGAACATAAGTGGTGCCCGCTGGTGGCGTAGAACTTACGTAAGTGTAACCAGAAGGAAGCAGGTCTGTTACGACGATACCTGTACCATTACTTGGGCCATTGTTAGTGGCAACCAGTGTAAACACGACGTTGCTGCCTACTGTAGGTGTAGGGTTATCTACCGTTTTCACCAAGTCTAAGTTAGTGGTTGCTGTAGGCGTTGTTGTTGCCGTTGAGGTATTGTTGCCCGGCGTCGGATCATTCTCGTTACCTGTGATTGTTGCCGTATTGGTATAAGTACCAGTTGCATTCACGGTAGCGGTAATAGTCAGTGTCGATGTAGCGGCATTTGTTAAAGTACCGATTGTCCACAGTCCGGTTGCAGGAACATAAGTGGTGCCCGCTGGTGGCGTAGAGCCCACGTAAGTGTAACCAGAAGGAAGCAGGTCTGTTACCACGATTCCTGTACCGTTACTTGGGCCATTATTGGTGGCAACTAAGGTGAAGATTACGTCTGTGCCTACTACAGGAGTGGCGTTGTTTACAGTTTTCACCAGGTCTAAATTGGTAGTTGCTGTAGGAACTGGCGTTGCCGTAGAGGTATTGTTACCCGGTGTCGGATCATTCTCGTTACCGTTAATCGTTGCCGTATTGGCATAAGAACCAGCTGCATTTACCGTGGCGGTAATGGTCAGCGTAGAGGTTGCAGCATTTGTTAAAGTACCGATTGTCCACAGACCTGTTGCAGGAACATAAGTGGTACCCGCTGGCGGCGTAGAACTTACGTAAGTGTAACCAGAAGGAAGCAGGTCTGTTACCACGATTCCTGTACCATTACTTGGGCCATTGTTGGTGGCAACCAGTGTAAACACGACGTTGCTGCCTACTGTAGGTGTAGGATTATCTACCGTTTTCACCAGGTCTAAATTGGTGGTTGCTATAGGAGCCGGTGTTGCCGTAGAGGTATTGTTACCCGGCGTCGGATCATTTTCGTTACCTGTGATCGTTGCTGTATTGGCATAAGAACCAGTTGCATTTACCGTAGCAGTAATGGTCAGTGTCGAGGTAGCGGCATTTGTTAAAGTACCGATTGTCCACAGTCCGGTTACAGGAGCATAAGTAGTACCAGCCGGAGGCGTAGAACTTACATAGGTGTAACCAGCAGGAAGCAGATCTGTTACGACTATGCTTGTACCATCACTTGGGCCATTGTTAGTGGCAACAAGTGTAAAGACTACGTTGTTTCCAACCGCAGGCGTAAGGTTATCTACCGTTTTTACCAGGTCTAAATTGGTGGTTGCTGTAGGAACCGGAGTCGCTGTCGAGGTATTGTTACCCGGAGTCGGATCATTCTCGTTACCGGTAATCGTTGCCGTATTGGCATAAGAACCAGTTGCATTCACGGTAGCGGTAATGGTCAGTGTCGAGGTAGCGGCATTTGTTAAAGTACCGATTGTCCACAGACCAGTTGCAGGAACATAAGTCGTACCCGCTGGCGGCGTAGAACTTACGTAAGTGTAACCAGCAGGAAGCAGATCAGTAACTACTATACCTGTACCATCACTTGGGCCATTGTTGGTGGCAACCAGTGTAAACACGACGTTGCTGCCTACTGTAGGTGTAAGGTTATTAACCGTTTTCACCAGGTCTAAGTTGGTGGTTGC
The Pedobacter cryoconitis DNA segment above includes these coding regions:
- a CDS encoding type IX secretion system membrane protein PorP/SprF translates to MRSKLFLLLFLTTSSLVATAQQDIQFSQYIFNGLSVNPAYAGYKEDMYLNTTYRKQWVSFPGAPETGTASIDGVANLSGSKTVGLGAQVLYDKLGPQQSLSFYGSYAYRIRLNDEDDSRLSLGLGIGVNQYSIDGNKFSPIDQNDPNIPIGKVSTLKPNANFGIYYYNPTFYAGLSVLDLFPNNMYDNIFIGSNDYGNLSIKKTRHYYFTAGTMLTLKEDIKMKPSIMIKDDFKGPTNLDFNVFFLYADRFWLGGSYRTGVNLWSKSALQSNLENADAFSIMAEVMATDRLRLGYAYDFTTSKLANYQSGTHEISIGYLLFNKRRGERTSNPRYF
- a CDS encoding tetratricopeptide repeat-containing sensor histidine kinase, giving the protein MLCLAYTLIAVSCNPVPEPPQNHKAHFDTVINQASTFIGNGQPKQAAVYLDSAYHSFANPGVKDTYRKYENLINIYLHYDFDTDKARLYTDSIFHILKGRETLYKEEYANGLFFLGEVFMAEKRYTEAFKSYYDGRSFALKNLEDCSLSIFSNKMGLVRFSQEQYHKAIPYFKEAIEENKDCKPNMGFDYLFISPQAYMNTIAMCFERSGHPDSAIFYYQKALTFIAEKKGHFPKRETFISSASGVIYGNLGGIYSKNNNYDQAEKYLTQSIAINDHPGYDIQDAQTAKLKLAELYIRHSDFEKADRLLNELQVYLSSKAGTNQLNFDTRLNWFRLRYEYHDKRKEPLTAYPYLKKYHKGRDSIYKIDKHQKNIDIDQAFKDTAQKYRMTLLNKDNQLKTAYLSAAIICMLMVMIILFFIWHNLKRSRKLNKQISEQNINMQQTLDSLEQSQEENVRVMMIVAHDLRNPIGNITSIANLMLTEQGRSEDDLEMLGMIKTSGQNSLFLVNDLLKSNSKIENLQKEPVDLYVLLNYCVNLLRHKAKEKNQQLVLHAEQVTIPLNMEKMWRVMSNLIGNAIKFSPESATITVRMKEKQDSVLIAVADHGIGVPTAIQDKIFDMFGQAKRSGTAGEQPFGLGLAISKQIIETHGGKIWVESEAGKGSIFYVELPLY